In Acidovorax sp. GBBC 1281, a single window of DNA contains:
- a CDS encoding IS630 family transposase, translating to MPNATTRTEIALSEVERAELTSMARSRSLPAALSLRARIVLTCEGTDKASTAVAQALGISRSTVTKWRGRYARHRIAGLYDELRPGRPRTVDDERVAELITKTLHTKPADGGTHWSTRTLAADTGISKSTVARYLQTFNLKPHRADSFKLSTDPLFIEKLRDVVGLYLNPPDNALVLCVDEKSQCQALERTQPMLPMGFGYVEGVTHDYVRHGTTTLFAALNVMNGQVIAQCRPRHRHQEFLAFLRAIDKAVPDELDVHCIADNYASHKHPKVRAWLAERPRWHMHFVPTYSSWLNQVERFFSIITTRAIRRGSFTSVKDLINKIDTFIANYNQSCQPFTWTATADSILEKLARLCGRINGTGH from the coding sequence ATGCCCAATGCAACGACCCGAACAGAAATTGCGCTTAGTGAAGTGGAGCGCGCGGAACTGACGTCCATGGCGCGATCACGTTCGCTGCCAGCGGCGTTGTCGCTCAGGGCGCGCATCGTGCTGACTTGCGAAGGCACAGATAAAGCCAGCACCGCGGTTGCGCAGGCTCTGGGGATCAGTCGTAGCACTGTCACCAAGTGGCGCGGGCGCTATGCGCGCCATCGCATTGCAGGGCTTTACGACGAGTTGCGCCCGGGTCGCCCCCGCACGGTAGATGACGAGCGTGTTGCTGAGTTGATTACCAAGACGTTGCACACCAAGCCTGCTGATGGGGGTACCCACTGGAGCACCCGCACGCTGGCCGCCGATACGGGCATCAGCAAGAGCACGGTGGCGCGCTATCTGCAGACCTTCAACCTCAAGCCGCACCGGGCCGACAGCTTCAAGCTGTCGACCGATCCGCTGTTCATCGAGAAGCTGCGCGACGTTGTGGGGCTGTACCTGAACCCACCTGACAACGCGCTGGTGCTGTGCGTGGACGAGAAGAGCCAATGCCAAGCTTTGGAGCGTACGCAGCCGATGCTGCCAATGGGGTTTGGCTATGTCGAAGGTGTCACGCACGACTACGTGCGCCACGGCACCACCACCTTGTTCGCGGCCCTGAACGTGATGAATGGCCAAGTGATCGCGCAGTGCCGGCCCCGGCATCGTCATCAAGAGTTCCTTGCCTTCCTGCGCGCCATCGACAAGGCAGTGCCCGACGAACTGGATGTGCACTGCATAGCTGATAACTACGCCAGCCACAAGCATCCAAAGGTGCGCGCTTGGTTGGCCGAGCGGCCTCGCTGGCACATGCACTTCGTTCCGACCTATTCAAGCTGGCTCAATCAGGTCGAGCGCTTCTTCTCGATCATCACCACGCGGGCAATCCGCCGTGGCTCGTTCACCAGCGTGAAGGATCTGATCAACAAGATCGACACATTCATCGCGAATTAC
- a CDS encoding RcnB family protein has product MFNLFERLEMSRDASTLHSFPGRAAAAGTPITASTAPTPRRLQGLAAACVAVLLGAASLGAEAQPRDDRHEQRHGQRHGGRHDDRRGPPAYRHPGPPPQAYHGGPVYRPGPPMVHPGHPQMHGRRGVGPQHNWYRGSRVPPMYRSHHYVVNNWRHHHLAPPPRGYHWVQNGPDYLLIAIGTGVIAQIVFQ; this is encoded by the coding sequence ATGTTCAACCTTTTCGAAAGGCTGGAAATGTCGCGAGACGCTTCGACCCTGCATTCCTTCCCCGGCCGCGCTGCCGCCGCGGGAACCCCCATCACCGCTTCGACCGCTCCCACACCCCGCCGCCTGCAGGGCCTGGCCGCCGCGTGCGTGGCCGTCCTCCTGGGCGCCGCATCGCTGGGCGCCGAAGCCCAGCCGCGCGACGACCGGCATGAGCAGCGCCATGGCCAGCGCCACGGCGGCCGGCACGACGACCGCCGTGGCCCGCCGGCCTACCGCCACCCGGGCCCGCCGCCGCAGGCCTACCACGGCGGCCCGGTGTACCGGCCCGGACCGCCGATGGTGCACCCCGGCCATCCGCAGATGCACGGCCGGCGCGGCGTCGGCCCGCAGCACAACTGGTACCGCGGCAGCCGCGTGCCGCCCATGTACCGCTCGCACCATTACGTGGTGAACAACTGGCGCCACCACCACCTGGCGCCCCCGCCGCGGGGATACCACTGGGTGCAGAACGGGCCGGACTACCTGCTCATCGCCATCGGCACCGGGGTGATCGCGCAGATCGTCTTCCAGTAG
- the ruvC gene encoding crossover junction endodeoxyribonuclease RuvC, translating into MRILGIDPGLQTTGFGVVDVDGHALSYVASGTIRTTALALGNLPGRLKVLFDGITEVVARYQPDVATVEIVFVNVNPQSTLLLGQARGACITALVASDLPVAEYTALQMKKAVVGHGRAAKTQVQEMVRRLLHLPGLPGSDAADALGMAITHAHAGAAMARLGEAATLNRRQHAMYKGGRSY; encoded by the coding sequence ATGCGAATCCTGGGAATCGACCCCGGCCTGCAGACCACCGGCTTCGGCGTGGTGGATGTGGACGGCCACGCGCTGAGCTACGTCGCGAGCGGCACGATCCGCACCACGGCGCTCGCACTGGGCAACCTGCCGGGCCGGCTCAAGGTGCTGTTCGACGGCATCACCGAGGTGGTGGCGCGCTACCAGCCCGACGTGGCCACGGTGGAAATCGTCTTCGTGAACGTGAACCCCCAGTCCACCCTGCTGCTGGGCCAGGCGCGGGGCGCCTGCATCACCGCGCTGGTGGCCAGCGACCTGCCGGTGGCCGAGTACACCGCGCTGCAGATGAAGAAGGCCGTGGTCGGCCACGGCCGGGCCGCCAAGACCCAGGTGCAGGAGATGGTGCGACGGCTGCTGCACCTGCCGGGCCTGCCCGGCTCCGACGCGGCCGATGCGCTGGGCATGGCCATCACCCACGCGCATGCGGGGGCGGCCATGGCGCGCCTGGGCGAGGCAGCCACGCTCAACCGGCGCCAGCACGCCATGTACAAGGGCGGCCGCAGCTACTGA
- a CDS encoding phosphatidate cytidylyltransferase — MNDFLRNLTTTQQIGALFVAMFGLLSLVTLYAFFQTLREARGTGVQDQAEHEAHQQEWRRFWSLLKTSWFMATVFWVGWALGDTVATVLFAIVAFFALREFITLSPTRRGDHRSLVLAFFVVLPLQFILVGTRKFDLFTVFIPVYVFLALPVASALANDPERFLERNAKLQWGIMVCVYGMSHVPALLLLDFPGYEGKGAFLVFFLVVVVQAGVIAQHLLGRRFPHKPVAPQVSQSFQWLSWASGVAVGGVAGVMLSFITPFKPGQALGMALLACLAGSLGHLVMKALKRDRGITSWGMQGQSVTGAGGLLDRVDALCFAAPVFFHSVRWYFGL; from the coding sequence ATGAACGATTTCCTTCGCAACCTCACCACCACGCAGCAGATCGGCGCGCTCTTCGTCGCGATGTTTGGCCTGCTCTCGCTGGTCACCCTCTACGCCTTCTTCCAGACGCTGCGCGAGGCGCGCGGCACCGGCGTGCAGGACCAGGCCGAGCACGAGGCGCACCAGCAGGAATGGCGGCGCTTCTGGAGCCTGCTCAAGACCTCTTGGTTCATGGCCACCGTGTTCTGGGTGGGCTGGGCCCTGGGCGATACCGTGGCCACGGTGCTCTTCGCCATCGTGGCGTTCTTCGCGCTGCGCGAGTTCATCACCCTCTCGCCCACGCGCCGGGGCGACCACCGCAGCCTGGTGCTGGCCTTCTTCGTGGTGCTGCCGCTGCAGTTCATCCTCGTGGGCACGCGCAAGTTCGACCTGTTCACGGTGTTCATCCCGGTGTACGTCTTTCTCGCGCTGCCAGTGGCCAGCGCGCTCGCCAACGACCCCGAGCGCTTCCTGGAGCGCAACGCCAAGCTGCAGTGGGGGATCATGGTGTGCGTGTACGGCATGAGCCATGTGCCCGCGCTGCTGCTGCTCGACTTTCCGGGCTACGAGGGCAAGGGCGCCTTCCTGGTGTTCTTCCTGGTCGTGGTGGTGCAGGCCGGCGTGATCGCCCAGCACCTGCTGGGCCGCCGGTTCCCCCACAAGCCGGTGGCGCCGCAGGTGAGCCAGAGCTTCCAGTGGCTGAGCTGGGCCAGCGGCGTGGCGGTGGGCGGCGTGGCCGGGGTCATGCTGTCGTTCATCACGCCGTTCAAGCCGGGGCAGGCGCTGGGCATGGCCCTGCTGGCGTGCCTGGCGGGCAGCCTGGGCCACCTGGTGATGAAGGCGCTCAAGCGCGACCGCGGCATCACCAGCTGGGGCATGCAGGGCCAGTCGGTCACGGGCGCGGGCGGGTTGCTTGACCGGGTGGACGCGCTGTGCTTTGCGGCGCCGGTGTTCTTCCACTCCGTGCGCTGGTACTTCGGCTTGTAG
- a CDS encoding lysophospholipid acyltransferase family protein, producing MLSKLMSLFLLGLVRFLTGSQARWYGCPPKAEQRIYFANHQSHADLVMIWAALPQELRSITRPIAAKDYWTKTPFRHWITSAVFNAVYVDRQSGTSAAAPAAAPGAETAALDPAPPAPVDGQTALNAAYIPQSGSPLEAPVPAPHEAAAESALPTPEALRAALAPDDPLAPLVQALSSGDSIVIFPEGTRGHGDEPQPFKSGLYKLALMFPQAVLVPAWIHNVQRVMPKGEVVPVPILCSVTFGAPIQVEPGEERRPFLDRARRAVIALREV from the coding sequence ATGCTTTCCAAGTTGATGAGCCTTTTCCTCCTCGGGCTGGTGCGATTTCTCACCGGTTCCCAGGCCCGCTGGTACGGCTGCCCGCCCAAGGCCGAGCAACGCATCTATTTCGCCAACCACCAGAGCCACGCCGACCTGGTGATGATCTGGGCCGCGCTGCCGCAGGAGTTGCGCAGCATCACCCGCCCCATCGCCGCCAAGGACTACTGGACCAAGACGCCCTTTCGGCACTGGATCACCTCGGCGGTGTTCAACGCCGTGTACGTGGACCGCCAGTCGGGCACGTCTGCCGCGGCGCCAGCGGCGGCGCCCGGCGCCGAAACGGCCGCCCTGGACCCCGCCCCGCCGGCCCCGGTGGACGGCCAAACCGCCCTGAACGCGGCCTACATTCCGCAGAGCGGATCTCCGCTGGAAGCCCCGGTCCCGGCACCCCATGAAGCGGCCGCCGAATCCGCGCTGCCGACGCCCGAAGCCCTGCGCGCCGCGCTCGCGCCCGACGACCCGCTGGCCCCGCTGGTGCAGGCGCTGTCCAGCGGCGATTCGATCGTGATCTTTCCCGAGGGCACGCGCGGCCACGGCGACGAGCCCCAGCCCTTCAAGTCGGGCCTGTACAAGCTGGCGCTGATGTTCCCGCAGGCGGTGCTGGTGCCGGCCTGGATCCACAACGTGCAGCGCGTGATGCCCAAGGGCGAAGTGGTGCCCGTGCCCATCCTGTGCTCGGTGACCTTCGGCGCCCCGATCCAGGTCGAGCCCGGCGAGGAGCGCCGCCCGTTCCTGGACCGCGCGCGCCGCGCCGTCATCGCGCTGCGGGAGGTCTGA
- a CDS encoding Bug family tripartite tricarboxylate transporter substrate binding protein, whose translation MNVSTTRRQALVLGASGALPMLARAQAGADFPTHPVRLIVPFAPGGSTDILGRLLSKHLFPASGQPMVVENMAGAGGNLGAALVARSPADGYTLEIGAMSTHAMNGSLYKQLAFDPMNDFDTVAMLAYAINVIAVSPSVPARTFPELLAYIRANPGKLNYASGGIGTHNHLTLALLAKTAQLDIVHVPYKGGGPAVAALLQGECQMFAGGASLLLPHAQAGKVRLIAVTEKTRSDLLPDVPSAAETLKGFEVTNWYGVFAPKGLDVARRALINHEINRVTGLPEVAERLKGLGMVRAPVDPVQLREILQADYRLWSSTIKSLGISSE comes from the coding sequence ATGAACGTTTCGACCACACGCCGCCAGGCCCTGGTTCTGGGTGCCTCGGGCGCCTTGCCCATGCTGGCGAGGGCGCAGGCCGGCGCCGACTTTCCCACCCACCCCGTGCGCCTGATCGTGCCGTTCGCGCCGGGTGGCTCGACCGACATCCTCGGGCGGCTGCTGTCCAAGCACCTGTTCCCCGCCAGCGGCCAGCCGATGGTGGTGGAAAACATGGCCGGCGCGGGCGGCAACCTGGGCGCCGCGCTGGTGGCCCGGTCCCCGGCCGACGGCTACACCCTCGAGATCGGCGCCATGTCCACGCATGCCATGAACGGCAGCCTGTACAAGCAGTTGGCGTTCGATCCGATGAACGATTTCGACACCGTGGCCATGCTGGCCTACGCGATCAACGTCATCGCCGTCTCGCCCAGCGTGCCGGCGCGCACTTTCCCCGAACTGCTGGCCTACATCCGCGCCAACCCGGGCAAGCTCAACTACGCCTCGGGCGGCATCGGCACCCACAACCACCTCACGCTCGCGCTGCTGGCCAAGACGGCGCAACTGGACATCGTGCACGTGCCCTACAAGGGCGGCGGCCCGGCCGTCGCCGCGTTGCTGCAGGGCGAATGCCAGATGTTCGCTGGCGGCGCCTCGCTGCTGCTGCCGCATGCGCAGGCCGGCAAGGTGCGCCTGATCGCCGTTACCGAAAAGACCCGCTCCGACCTGCTGCCCGATGTGCCCAGCGCGGCCGAGACGCTCAAGGGCTTCGAGGTCACCAACTGGTACGGCGTGTTCGCGCCCAAGGGGCTGGATGTGGCGCGCCGCGCCCTCATCAACCACGAGATCAACCGGGTGACCGGCCTGCCCGAGGTCGCCGAGCGGCTCAAGGGCCTGGGCATGGTGCGGGCGCCCGTGGACCCGGTTCAATTGCGCGAGATCCTGCAGGCTGACTACCGGCTGTGGTCTTCCACCATCAAGTCGCTGGGAATTTCCTCCGAATGA
- a CDS encoding cupin domain-containing protein, which translates to MNAPHPLPMALNSVDWNAMEWKPVRHGIERKAFGSEHVTLALHRLLPGHEPRPHSHPHEQVVYILAGQIDFYVEGQVVRLGPGSLLVVPPNAMHHGIVVGDEPVLNLDVFTPARPEYLA; encoded by the coding sequence ATGAACGCCCCACACCCCCTGCCCATGGCGCTGAACAGCGTCGATTGGAATGCCATGGAATGGAAGCCCGTGCGCCACGGCATCGAGCGCAAGGCGTTCGGCAGCGAGCACGTCACGCTCGCGCTGCACCGGCTGCTGCCGGGGCACGAGCCGCGCCCGCATTCCCATCCCCATGAGCAGGTGGTGTACATCCTGGCGGGCCAGATCGACTTCTACGTGGAAGGCCAGGTGGTGCGCCTGGGCCCGGGAAGCCTGCTGGTGGTGCCCCCCAACGCCATGCACCACGGCATCGTGGTGGGCGACGAGCCGGTGCTCAATCTCGACGTCTTCACCCCCGCGCGCCCGGAATACCTGGCATGA
- a CDS encoding HpcH/HpaI aldolase family protein, with protein MTAARPGAVDEAPSLRERLVAGDFLFATFVKTTSHQTVEVLAATGLDTLVLDAEHAPFGPESLDRSLLAARACALPVLVRVPYPRGAAIQQALDMGAAGVMVPHVDSAAIALEVVRAARYGGTRGYSASPRAGGYGQRSMADHLRLSDAHTAVIVQIESGEAVAQAREIAAVPGVDCLFIGPADLAVSMGADSPGDPRVAEAIARVCAAGRAAQCAVGCFVSDAAQVAGLRALGIAFFVVGSDQALLRAAARQAMAGALESIAA; from the coding sequence ATGACGGCGGCCCGCCCCGGCGCCGTCGATGAGGCCCCGTCCCTGCGCGAGCGGCTGGTGGCGGGCGATTTCCTGTTCGCCACGTTCGTGAAGACCACCTCGCACCAGACGGTGGAGGTGCTCGCCGCGACGGGCCTGGATACCCTGGTGCTCGACGCCGAGCATGCGCCCTTCGGGCCGGAGAGCCTGGACCGCAGCCTGCTCGCGGCACGCGCGTGCGCCCTGCCGGTGCTGGTGCGCGTGCCCTATCCGCGCGGCGCGGCCATCCAGCAGGCGCTGGACATGGGCGCGGCCGGGGTGATGGTGCCGCACGTGGACTCCGCCGCCATAGCGCTCGAAGTCGTGCGTGCGGCACGCTACGGCGGCACCCGGGGCTATTCGGCCTCGCCGCGCGCCGGCGGCTACGGCCAGCGGAGCATGGCCGACCACCTGCGGCTGAGCGATGCGCACACCGCGGTGATCGTGCAGATCGAAAGCGGCGAGGCCGTGGCGCAGGCGCGGGAGATCGCGGCCGTGCCGGGCGTCGACTGCCTGTTCATCGGGCCGGCCGACCTGGCCGTGTCCATGGGGGCCGACAGCCCGGGCGACCCGCGCGTGGCCGAGGCCATCGCCCGGGTGTGCGCCGCCGGGCGTGCCGCGCAGTGCGCCGTGGGGTGCTTCGTGTCCGATGCCGCGCAGGTGGCCGGCCTGCGGGCGCTGGGCATCGCTTTCTTCGTCGTGGGCTCCGACCAGGCGCTTTTGCGCGCTGCGGCACGGCAGGCCATGGCGGGCGCGCTGGAATCCATCGCCGCCTGA
- a CDS encoding IclR family transcriptional regulator domain-containing protein, whose product MSTEVRSVQRALLILRVMNERSTWSLQELHQRTGLAKSTLHRLLSTLESEKYVRSDPHAYGQYQLTLAVGNLSSGINEKLRLAEVAAPLMIATTRQIKWPLSLGVIEGHQIRVVFCTMPYSPYAIRPSSLGRRYELIPSALGRTYLSFCSRAERRILVESANLNGDESQKITDLWAMRKIVQQTRRQGYAIRHARSNAESTAFAVPVFGGGVLRGTLVYSTFASQMDERMLKRFLPLVQATADRIGEEAAIMPGQLGEALNGPHV is encoded by the coding sequence ATGAGTACCGAAGTCCGTTCCGTGCAGCGAGCGCTGCTCATCCTTCGCGTGATGAATGAGCGCTCCACCTGGAGCCTGCAGGAGTTGCATCAGCGCACCGGCCTGGCCAAATCGACCCTGCACCGCCTGCTGAGCACACTGGAGTCCGAGAAATACGTGCGCAGCGATCCGCACGCCTATGGGCAATACCAGCTCACGCTCGCCGTGGGCAACCTGAGCAGCGGCATCAACGAAAAGCTGCGCCTGGCCGAAGTGGCCGCGCCGCTGATGATCGCCACCACGCGCCAGATCAAGTGGCCGCTGTCCCTGGGGGTGATCGAAGGGCACCAGATCCGCGTGGTGTTCTGCACCATGCCCTACAGCCCGTACGCGATCCGGCCCTCCAGCCTGGGGCGCCGCTACGAGCTGATCCCGTCCGCGCTGGGCCGCACCTACCTGTCGTTCTGCAGCCGGGCCGAGCGCCGCATCCTGGTGGAGTCGGCCAACCTGAATGGCGACGAAAGCCAGAAGATCACCGACCTGTGGGCGATGCGCAAGATCGTGCAGCAGACGCGGCGCCAGGGCTATGCCATCCGCCACGCGCGCAGCAATGCCGAGAGCACGGCCTTCGCCGTGCCGGTGTTCGGCGGCGGGGTGCTGCGCGGCACGCTGGTGTATTCCACGTTCGCCAGCCAGATGGACGAGCGCATGCTCAAGCGCTTCCTGCCCCTGGTGCAGGCCACGGCGGACCGCATCGGGGAAGAGGCGGCCATCATGCCCGGCCAGTTGGGCGAGGCGCTGAACGGCCCGCACGTCTGA
- the mtgA gene encoding monofunctional biosynthetic peptidoglycan transglycosylase has product MKGLLRWIGLVLLAFVALQVFFVGRIAAMVAIDPESTAFQRSEAWGQVAHGSLQWRQQWVPYGQIADTLKRAVIASEDDGFVNHDGVDWNAIEKAWERNARAEAQAAKRQELQPDRPVRTAKIRGGSTITQQLAKNLLLSGERTLLRKGQEFVLTLALEQLLSKQRILEIYLNSVEWGDGVFGAEAAAQHYFRKSASKLSAAEAARLAVMLPQPKRFEKAPGSAYLSGRTRVILGRMGSAELP; this is encoded by the coding sequence ATGAAAGGCTTGCTGCGTTGGATCGGGCTGGTGCTGCTGGCCTTCGTGGCGCTGCAGGTGTTCTTCGTCGGCCGCATCGCGGCCATGGTGGCGATCGACCCCGAATCCACCGCCTTCCAGCGCTCGGAGGCCTGGGGCCAGGTCGCCCACGGCTCGCTGCAATGGCGCCAGCAGTGGGTGCCTTACGGCCAGATCGCCGACACCCTCAAGCGCGCGGTGATCGCCTCGGAGGACGACGGCTTCGTCAACCACGACGGCGTGGACTGGAACGCGATCGAAAAGGCCTGGGAGCGCAACGCCCGCGCCGAGGCCCAGGCCGCCAAGCGCCAGGAGCTGCAGCCCGACCGACCGGTGCGCACCGCGAAGATCCGCGGCGGCTCCACCATCACCCAGCAACTGGCCAAGAACCTGCTGCTGTCGGGCGAACGGACGCTGCTGCGCAAGGGGCAGGAGTTCGTGCTCACGCTGGCGCTGGAGCAGCTGCTGAGCAAGCAGCGCATCCTGGAGATCTACCTCAACAGCGTGGAATGGGGCGACGGCGTGTTCGGGGCCGAGGCCGCCGCGCAGCACTACTTTCGCAAGAGCGCCTCGAAGCTCAGCGCGGCCGAGGCCGCCCGGCTGGCGGTGATGCTGCCGCAGCCCAAGCGCTTCGAGAAGGCGCCGGGCTCGGCCTACCTCTCCGGCCGTACGCGCGTGATCCTGGGACGCATGGGCTCGGCGGAACTGCCCTGA
- the aroE gene encoding shikimate dehydrogenase: MTSPVDSYCVMGNPVEHSRSPWIHARFAELTGERLSYARRLVPLDGFPQALADFAAAGGRGCNVTVPFKLDAARLAAQGSERVRLAGAANTLTFGDDGRIAADNTDGLGLVADIVRNAGVPLAGSDVLLVGAGGAAAGALGPLLHERPRRIVVVNRTAARAQALVQAHADLALLQKTELNALEDHALEADFDVIVNATASSLGGGGIPVPAHVLRAGSLAYDMMYGPAAQGFLDWAGRHGAVPRDGLGMLVEQAAEAFALWRGVRPPAAQVLAELRAAMAAGH; this comes from the coding sequence ATGACTTCGCCCGTGGATTCCTACTGCGTGATGGGCAACCCGGTCGAGCACAGCCGCTCGCCCTGGATCCATGCGCGCTTCGCCGAACTCACCGGCGAGCGCCTGTCGTATGCCCGCCGGCTGGTGCCGCTGGACGGCTTCCCGCAGGCCCTGGCCGACTTCGCCGCGGCGGGCGGGCGCGGCTGCAACGTGACCGTACCCTTCAAGCTCGACGCGGCGCGGCTGGCCGCCCAGGGCAGCGAGCGGGTGCGGCTGGCCGGCGCGGCCAACACCCTCACCTTCGGCGACGACGGCCGCATCGCCGCCGACAACACCGACGGCCTGGGCCTGGTGGCCGACATCGTGCGCAACGCCGGCGTGCCCCTGGCGGGCAGCGACGTGCTGCTGGTGGGCGCGGGCGGCGCGGCGGCCGGGGCGCTGGGGCCGCTGCTGCACGAACGGCCGCGCCGCATCGTGGTGGTCAACCGCACCGCGGCCCGCGCCCAGGCGCTGGTGCAGGCGCACGCCGATCTCGCTTTGCTACAAAAAACAGAGCTAAACGCCCTAGAAGATCATGCGCTGGAGGCCGATTTTGATGTGATCGTCAACGCCACCGCCAGCAGCCTGGGCGGCGGCGGCATTCCGGTGCCGGCCCACGTGCTGCGGGCCGGCAGCCTGGCCTACGACATGATGTATGGCCCCGCCGCGCAGGGGTTCCTGGACTGGGCCGGCCGCCACGGCGCGGTGCCGCGCGACGGGCTGGGCATGCTGGTGGAGCAGGCGGCCGAGGCGTTCGCCCTGTGGCGCGGCGTGCGCCCGCCCGCGGCCCAGGTGCTGGCCGAGCTGCGCGCCGCCATGGCCGCCGGCCACTGA
- a CDS encoding energy transducer TonB: protein MKLPAFFQRFSTLQLALGVSIAVHAVLLSVRFIDPESFNRVFQDTPLEVILVNAKSSERPDKAQAIAQSSLAGGGEAAKGRATSPLPYSALTAVGDDFEEAQRKLDAMQEQQSQLLAQLRKQLATLPVPDPRQPSQSADALAQEEKRRQLIKLLAEIEKRINEENARPKKRYISPATREEVYAIYYDGLRRKIEDKGTDNFPEQGGKKLYGELTMIVTVNHDGTVLETEIVQGSGNRLLDNRAQAIARSAGPFGVFGPAMRAKADQIAVVSRFKFTRDQTLETSVR from the coding sequence GTGAAACTGCCCGCCTTCTTCCAACGATTCAGCACGCTGCAGCTGGCGCTCGGCGTGTCCATCGCCGTGCATGCGGTGCTGCTGTCGGTGCGGTTCATCGACCCCGAGAGCTTCAACCGCGTCTTCCAGGACACGCCGCTGGAAGTGATCCTGGTCAACGCCAAGTCCAGCGAGCGGCCGGACAAGGCCCAGGCGATCGCGCAGTCGTCGCTGGCCGGCGGCGGCGAGGCCGCCAAGGGCCGCGCGACCAGCCCCCTGCCCTACTCGGCCCTGACAGCGGTGGGCGACGATTTCGAGGAGGCCCAGCGCAAGCTCGACGCCATGCAGGAGCAGCAAAGCCAGCTGCTGGCCCAGTTGCGCAAGCAGCTGGCCACCCTGCCGGTGCCCGACCCGCGCCAGCCCAGCCAGAGCGCCGACGCGCTGGCGCAGGAGGAAAAGCGCCGCCAGCTCATCAAGCTGCTGGCCGAGATCGAAAAGCGCATCAACGAAGAGAACGCCCGCCCCAAGAAGCGCTACATCAGCCCCGCCACGCGCGAGGAGGTCTACGCGATCTACTACGACGGGCTGCGCCGCAAGATCGAGGACAAGGGCACCGACAACTTTCCCGAACAGGGCGGCAAGAAGCTCTACGGCGAACTGACGATGATCGTGACCGTCAACCACGACGGCACGGTGCTGGAGACCGAGATCGTGCAGGGCTCGGGCAACCGCCTGCTCGACAACCGCGCCCAGGCCATCGCCCGCTCGGCCGGGCCGTTCGGCGTGTTCGGCCCCGCCATGCGGGCCAAGGCCGACCAGATCGCTGTGGTTTCGCGCTTCAAGTTCACGCGCGACCAGACGCTGGAAACCAGCGTGCGCTGA